One region of Hymenobacter sediminicola genomic DNA includes:
- the rpmJ gene encoding 50S ribosomal protein L36, with amino-acid sequence MKVKASVKKRSVDCKIIRRKGKLYVINKKNPRYKQRQG; translated from the coding sequence ATGAAAGTCAAAGCGTCCGTCAAGAAACGTAGCGTTGATTGCAAAATCATCCGCCGCAAAGGCAAACTCTACGTCATCAACAAAAAGAACCCGCGCTACAAACAGCGTCAAGGGTAG
- the rpsM gene encoding 30S ribosomal protein S13: MARIAGVDIPDNKRGEIALTYIFGIGRPSAQQILTKAGVDLNKKVKDWTEAEAGEIRSVIAAEFKTEGVLRSEVQLNIKRLMDIGCYRGLRHRKGLPVRGQRTKNNSRTRKGKRKTVAGKKKATK, from the coding sequence ATGGCTCGTATTGCAGGGGTAGATATCCCAGACAACAAGCGCGGCGAAATCGCGCTGACCTACATTTTCGGCATTGGCCGTCCTTCTGCTCAGCAGATCCTCACCAAAGCAGGCGTTGACCTGAACAAGAAGGTGAAGGATTGGACTGAAGCTGAAGCCGGCGAAATCCGTAGCGTAATTGCTGCCGAATTCAAAACCGAAGGTGTGCTGCGCTCAGAAGTGCAGCTGAACATCAAGCGCCTCATGGACATCGGTTGCTACCGGGGTCTGCGTCACCGCAAAGGTCTGCCAGTTCGTGGTCAGCGCACCAAGAACAACTCGCGTACCCGCAAGGGTAAGCGTAAGACCGTTGCTGGCAAGAAAAAGGCTACTAAATAA